In the Lebetimonas natsushimae genome, one interval contains:
- the fmt gene encoding methionyl-tRNA formyltransferase: MKIVFMGSPDYAVKILDGLVENFEVVAVYTQPDKPVGRKKILTPTPVKKYVLEKGIPVFTPTKLNVDEIKNFNPDFIVVAAYGIILKKDVLEIAPCINLHASLLPKYRGASPIQSAILNGDKYTGVTSMLMDEGLDTGDILVWDYTEVDNKTSMDLFNELADIAAKQIVYTIKNFDNIKPLPQIDALSSYAPKIKKEDGFVDFISALIMDRKYRAFQPWPGIFCDKFKINKMKLVDTDSTNIKGQIIDIDNEGVVVGCKKGMVKLIKIQVPGKKEIRAIDYINGKRLKIGDNILTQNEK; the protein is encoded by the coding sequence ATGAAAATTGTTTTTATGGGAAGCCCTGATTATGCGGTAAAAATACTTGATGGTTTAGTTGAAAATTTTGAAGTTGTTGCGGTTTATACTCAGCCGGATAAACCGGTTGGCAGAAAAAAAATATTAACCCCAACACCTGTTAAAAAATATGTTCTTGAAAAAGGAATTCCTGTTTTTACACCTACAAAACTTAATGTAGATGAGATTAAAAATTTTAATCCCGATTTTATTGTTGTAGCGGCTTATGGGATAATTTTAAAAAAAGATGTGTTGGAGATTGCCCCGTGTATTAATCTTCATGCCTCGCTTTTGCCAAAATACAGAGGAGCAAGTCCTATTCAGAGTGCTATTTTAAACGGGGATAAATATACAGGTGTAACTTCCATGCTTATGGATGAGGGGCTTGATACAGGAGATATTTTGGTTTGGGATTATACAGAGGTGGATAACAAAACAAGTATGGATTTATTTAATGAATTAGCTGATATTGCCGCTAAGCAAATTGTTTATACGATAAAAAATTTTGATAATATTAAGCCTCTTCCTCAAATAGATGCTTTAAGCTCTTATGCCCCTAAAATTAAAAAAGAAGATGGGTTTGTTGATTTCATCTCAGCACTTATTATGGATAGAAAATATAGAGCTTTTCAGCCTTGGCCCGGGATTTTTTGTGACAAATTTAAAATCAATAAAATGAAATTAGTTGATACCGATTCAACTAATATAAAAGGACAAATAATTGATATTGATAATGAAGGGGTTGTTGTAGGGTGTAAAAAAGGAATGGTAAAACTTATAAAAATTCAGGTACCGGGTAAAAAAGAAATAAGAGCAATTGATTATATAAACGGTAAAAGACTAAAAATTGGAGACAATATATTAACGCAAAATGAAAAGTGA
- a CDS encoding biotin--[acetyl-CoA-carboxylase] ligase: MKSEKLKIKNEIWNIIYFDEISSTQKYLLNNLNKFNLPVCVWSEFQTDGIGSRGNKWLGERGNLFFSFAIKNNFDVPLQSFSIFFAYIMKKNLEKYNIKLLMKWPNDLYTKNLKKVCGVLTNLKKNVLVVGIGLNTKKSPLKNFDGLDLKIKNDKILKSFLENVYKYSWKDIIEEYKKEFDKTKSLFDIYGDLQNDGSLKIKNEKVYSKR; this comes from the coding sequence ATGAAAAGTGAAAAATTAAAAATTAAAAATGAAATTTGGAATATAATTTATTTTGATGAAATTAGCTCAACTCAAAAATATTTGCTTAATAATTTAAATAAATTTAATTTACCTGTTTGTGTTTGGAGCGAATTTCAGACAGACGGGATTGGAAGCAGGGGAAATAAATGGCTAGGAGAGAGGGGAAATCTTTTTTTTTCGTTTGCTATAAAAAACAATTTTGATGTACCGCTTCAGAGTTTTTCCATATTTTTTGCATATATTATGAAAAAAAATCTTGAAAAATATAATATCAAGCTGTTAATGAAATGGCCAAACGACTTATATACTAAAAATTTAAAAAAAGTATGCGGTGTTTTGACTAATTTAAAAAAAAATGTTTTGGTAGTAGGAATAGGGCTTAATACTAAAAAATCACCTTTAAAAAATTTTGACGGGTTGGATTTAAAAATAAAAAATGATAAAATTCTAAAAAGCTTTTTAGAAAATGTCTATAAATATTCTTGGAAAGACATTATAGAAGAATATAAAAAAGAATTTGATAAAACTAAAAGTTTATTTGATATTTATGGTGATTTGCAAAACGATGGCAGTTTAAAAATCAAAAATGAAAAGGTTTATTCAAAAAGATGA
- a CDS encoding ParA family protein, with protein sequence MIEIISVANQKGGVGKTTTAVNLAASIAINEKKVLLIDADPQANTTSSLGFYKSDYEFNLYHVLIGSKSINEVILNTKIPTLDLVPSNIGLVGIEREFDELEDKELVLKKKLKELNTDYDYIIIDTPPTLGIITINALSASDSVIIPVQTEYFALEGLGQLLQTIKLLRRTKNPKLKIKGILPTMYTKSNNLSKQVLHDIIKHFRDNMFKTDDKFIVIPRNVRLAEAPSFGMPVISYDVKSSGAIAYELLAKTILENNK encoded by the coding sequence ATGATAGAAATAATATCTGTAGCAAATCAAAAGGGCGGTGTGGGAAAAACTACAACGGCTGTAAATTTAGCAGCTTCTATTGCAATAAATGAAAAAAAAGTGCTTTTAATTGATGCGGACCCTCAGGCAAACACCACTTCATCTTTAGGATTTTATAAAAGTGATTATGAATTTAATCTTTATCATGTATTAATTGGTTCTAAATCCATAAATGAGGTTATATTAAATACTAAAATACCGACTCTCGATCTAGTGCCTTCCAATATCGGGCTTGTAGGAATTGAAAGAGAATTTGATGAACTTGAGGATAAAGAGCTTGTACTTAAGAAAAAATTAAAAGAATTAAATACAGATTATGATTATATTATAATTGATACTCCTCCGACTCTCGGGATTATTACTATTAATGCTTTAAGTGCTAGTGACAGTGTGATTATACCTGTTCAAACCGAATATTTTGCTCTTGAAGGGCTAGGGCAGCTTCTTCAGACTATAAAGCTTCTTAGACGTACTAAAAACCCTAAGCTTAAAATTAAAGGAATTCTTCCTACGATGTATACGAAATCTAACAATCTCTCAAAGCAAGTACTTCATGATATTATAAAACATTTTAGGGATAATATGTTTAAAACAGATGATAAATTTATAGTAATACCAAGAAATGTCCGCCTCGCAGAAGCCCCTAGCTTTGGAATGCCTGTAATTTCTTATGATGTTAAAAGTTCAGGAGCTATTGCTTACGAACTTTTAGCAAAAACTATTTTGGAGAATAATAAATGA
- a CDS encoding ParB/RepB/Spo0J family partition protein, translated as MKRLGKGLGAILADVEAGYLKDLPEEGLNQIEIEKIKPNPFQPRKEFDEKSIEELATSIDRYGLLQPIVVIKDSGNYILVAGERRLRAVKKLGKKDIKAIVLDIDLNELREFALIENIQRENLNPIEIAKSLKSLIEEHNYTHEELAKIISKSRSYVTNLLRLLSLPEYVQEKVKNNEISVGHAKIMANLDENEIKHVISEINNKKLNVRETENLINKIKNKKENKEIIPEVTVLSEKLKNLGLKVEIGNKYIKILWKNEKDREKLKKLIDLIS; from the coding sequence ATGAAAAGGCTTGGTAAAGGTTTGGGAGCAATTTTGGCTGATGTGGAAGCCGGATATTTAAAAGATTTACCTGAAGAAGGTTTAAATCAAATTGAAATTGAAAAAATAAAACCTAATCCTTTTCAGCCAAGAAAAGAATTTGATGAAAAATCTATTGAAGAGTTGGCTACTTCAATAGATAGATACGGACTCTTACAGCCGATAGTTGTTATAAAAGATAGTGGAAATTATATATTAGTGGCGGGGGAGAGAAGATTAAGGGCAGTTAAGAAATTAGGTAAAAAGGATATTAAAGCAATAGTTCTTGATATCGATTTAAATGAACTTAGGGAATTTGCATTAATTGAAAATATTCAAAGAGAAAATTTAAATCCTATAGAAATTGCAAAATCATTAAAAAGCCTTATTGAAGAACATAATTACACCCATGAAGAGCTTGCTAAAATAATTTCTAAAAGCAGAAGTTATGTAACCAATCTGTTGAGATTGCTTAGTTTACCTGAGTATGTACAGGAAAAAGTTAAAAATAATGAAATAAGTGTAGGACATGCAAAAATAATGGCCAATTTAGATGAAAATGAAATAAAACATGTTATAAGTGAAATTAATAATAAAAAATTAAATGTAAGAGAAACTGAAAATTTAATTAACAAAATAAAAAATAAAAAAGAAAATAAAGAGATAATACCAGAAGTTACAGTTTTATCTGAAAAATTAAAAAATTTAGGTTTAAAAGTGGAAATAGGCAATAAATATATTAAAATATTATGGAAAAATGAAAAAGATAGAGAAAAATTAAAAAAATTGATTGATTTAATAAGTTAA
- a CDS encoding ATPase, with product MLEINIWLMLSVAVIFLVTMFFLNQWLFKPLVSFMEEREVKLQEQMKMINSNSEDTEKLEKEIEEILNNAKKEAAKIREEARVKALEELQELKDKKQAEIEEAKVKLAEEIEKEKQRILNELSKESSEIKSMIENKLRNVA from the coding sequence ATGCTTGAAATTAATATATGGCTGATGTTAAGTGTAGCTGTGATTTTTTTAGTTACAATGTTTTTTTTGAATCAGTGGTTGTTTAAGCCATTAGTTTCTTTTATGGAAGAGAGGGAAGTAAAACTTCAAGAACAAATGAAAATGATTAATTCCAATTCGGAAGATACGGAGAAATTGGAAAAAGAAATTGAAGAAATTTTAAACAACGCTAAAAAAGAAGCTGCTAAAATTAGGGAAGAGGCAAGGGTAAAAGCTTTAGAAGAACTGCAGGAGCTAAAAGATAAAAAACAGGCTGAAATAGAAGAAGCTAAGGTTAAATTAGCAGAAGAAATTGAAAAAGAAAAACAGAGAATTCTAAATGAGTTAAGTAAAGAAAGCAGTGAAATTAAATCTATGATTGAAAATAAATTAAGGAATGTGGCATGA
- a CDS encoding F0F1 ATP synthase subunit delta, protein MVIEKYTKALISSLNKDEQKEIFEALKKLALLSKNQKFILILKSPLLSQEEKINFVKELTNCSNQKFVNFIHILLENKRIDLLKDIFKNYYAKLAFLNNTFEGVVEGEISEDTLKALEEKLSSKFNAIIKLNLEKKDINGIKVFVDVLNVEVAIDENRIKQDIITDILKAI, encoded by the coding sequence ATGGTAATAGAAAAATATACAAAGGCATTAATTAGTTCTTTAAATAAAGATGAGCAAAAAGAAATATTTGAAGCTTTAAAAAAATTAGCACTTTTAAGTAAAAATCAGAAATTTATTTTGATATTGAAATCTCCGCTTTTATCTCAAGAAGAAAAAATCAATTTTGTTAAAGAGTTAACGAATTGTTCAAATCAAAAATTTGTTAATTTTATTCATATTCTACTTGAAAATAAAAGAATTGATTTATTAAAAGATATTTTTAAAAATTATTATGCCAAATTAGCGTTTTTAAACAATACGTTTGAAGGTGTAGTAGAGGGTGAAATTAGTGAAGATACATTAAAAGCTTTAGAAGAAAAACTTTCATCTAAATTTAATGCTATAATTAAACTGAATTTAGAAAAGAAAGACATAAATGGGATTAAAGTTTTTGTTGACGTTTTAAATGTTGAAGTTGCAATTGATGAAAATAGAATTAAACAAGATATAATTACAGATATCTTAAAAGCAATCTAA
- the atpA gene encoding F0F1 ATP synthase subunit alpha, giving the protein MVQEITSIIKERIENFDLKVDVEEVGKVIYSADGIAKVYGLTNAMAGEMVEFETGEKGLVFNLEADNVGVVVLGKGTDITEGSSVKRLGRLISVPVGEALIGRVVNALGEPIDGKGAIEAAEYRYVEEKAPGIMARKSVHEPLQTGLKAIDALVPIGRGQRELIIGDRQTGKTTVAIDTIINQKGQDVICIYVAVGQKQSTVANIVRTLEEHGAMEYTIVVNASASEAASLKFLAPYAGVTMGEYFRDNGKHALIVYDDLSKHADAYREMSLLLRRPPGREAYPGDVFYLHSRLLERAAKLNDKLGAGSLTALPIIETKGGDVAAYIPTNVISITDGQIFLETNLFNKGIRPAINVGLSVSRVGGAAQIKAMKQVAGTLRLDLAQYRELEAFAQFASDLDEASRKQLERGQRLVEVLKQPANQPLPVEKQVVIIYAGTRGYLDDISVKSVRKFEDELYPFIEAKYPQIFENIRSKKQIDSETEELLKKALEEFKTQFEG; this is encoded by the coding sequence GTGGTACAAGAAATCACTTCAATCATAAAAGAGAGAATCGAAAATTTCGATTTAAAAGTTGACGTTGAAGAAGTAGGTAAAGTAATTTATTCTGCTGATGGTATTGCTAAAGTTTACGGTTTAACAAATGCAATGGCTGGTGAAATGGTAGAATTCGAAACAGGTGAAAAAGGTTTGGTGTTTAACTTAGAAGCCGACAATGTTGGTGTTGTTGTACTTGGAAAAGGTACAGACATTACAGAAGGAAGCTCTGTAAAAAGACTTGGAAGACTTATTTCAGTGCCTGTTGGGGAAGCTTTAATAGGTAGGGTTGTAAATGCTTTAGGTGAGCCAATCGATGGTAAAGGGGCTATAGAAGCGGCTGAATACAGATATGTTGAAGAAAAAGCGCCAGGAATTATGGCTAGAAAATCTGTTCATGAACCACTTCAAACAGGTCTTAAAGCAATTGATGCATTAGTTCCAATCGGAAGAGGTCAAAGGGAATTAATTATTGGGGATAGACAAACTGGTAAAACTACTGTTGCAATTGATACAATTATCAACCAAAAAGGTCAGGATGTAATCTGTATTTATGTTGCAGTAGGTCAAAAACAATCAACTGTTGCAAATATTGTAAGAACACTTGAAGAACACGGAGCAATGGAATATACAATTGTTGTAAACGCCAGTGCATCTGAAGCTGCTTCACTTAAATTTTTAGCACCGTACGCTGGTGTAACAATGGGTGAATATTTCAGAGATAACGGAAAACATGCATTAATCGTATATGATGATTTAAGTAAACATGCTGATGCTTACAGAGAAATGTCACTTCTTTTAAGAAGACCTCCAGGAAGAGAAGCATATCCAGGGGATGTATTCTACTTGCATAGTAGATTACTTGAAAGAGCGGCTAAACTTAATGATAAATTAGGAGCTGGAAGCCTTACAGCACTTCCAATTATTGAAACAAAAGGTGGTGATGTAGCCGCATATATTCCAACAAACGTAATTTCAATTACAGATGGACAAATTTTCCTTGAAACTAATTTATTCAACAAAGGTATAAGACCTGCTATTAATGTTGGTTTATCTGTTTCAAGGGTTGGTGGTGCGGCTCAAATTAAAGCTATGAAACAAGTTGCCGGTACACTAAGACTTGATCTTGCTCAATACAGAGAACTAGAAGCATTTGCCCAGTTTGCAAGTGACCTTGACGAAGCAAGTAGAAAACAGCTTGAACGTGGTCAAAGATTAGTAGAAGTTCTAAAACAACCGGCAAATCAACCGTTACCGGTAGAAAAACAGGTGGTTATCATTTATGCAGGTACTAGAGGTTATTTAGATGATATATCTGTTAAAAGTGTAAGAAAATTTGAAGATGAACTATATCCATTCATTGAAGCAAAATATCCTCAAATTTTTGAAAATATTAGAAGTAAAAAACAAATTGACAGTGAAACCGAAGAATTACTTAAAAAAGCCCTAGAAGAATTTAAAACTCAGTTTGAGGGATAA
- the atpG gene encoding ATP synthase F1 subunit gamma, whose amino-acid sequence MATLKELKQKISSVKNTQKTTRAMKLVSTAKLKRAEEALIRSRDYARKIDEVLHDISAKLSAVKDVIDLRAFAKVDIKKVDLIVITADKGLCGGFNIHTIKSTLNLIKELKDKKVKIRLKVIGKKAVEYFKFVGIEMNEEIIGLSSAPNYDRAKEIIEESYHDYVNEDIDNIILIYNGYVNKLTQKVHIKELLPIEVEEEENDVYLEVEPDQDYEVILETLVKQYLEYSLYFALLDSLAAEHSARMQAMDAATNNAKEMVHQLTLEFNKVRQESVTRELIEIVTAIEAMKK is encoded by the coding sequence ATGGCAACTTTAAAAGAGTTAAAACAAAAAATAAGCAGTGTAAAAAACACACAAAAAACAACTAGAGCAATGAAACTGGTTTCTACTGCCAAATTAAAAAGAGCAGAAGAAGCCTTGATTCGCTCTAGGGATTATGCAAGAAAAATTGATGAAGTATTGCATGATATTTCAGCAAAATTATCAGCGGTAAAAGATGTTATAGATTTAAGAGCTTTTGCTAAAGTGGATATTAAAAAAGTAGATTTAATAGTTATTACCGCTGATAAAGGTTTATGTGGTGGATTTAATATTCATACAATTAAATCGACTCTTAATTTAATAAAAGAGCTTAAAGATAAAAAAGTTAAAATAAGACTAAAAGTAATTGGTAAAAAAGCGGTTGAATATTTTAAATTTGTCGGTATAGAAATGAATGAAGAAATTATTGGCCTTTCTTCTGCTCCAAATTATGACAGAGCAAAAGAAATTATTGAAGAGAGTTATCATGATTATGTAAATGAAGATATAGACAATATAATTTTAATTTATAACGGTTATGTAAATAAACTTACACAAAAAGTTCATATTAAGGAACTTTTACCAATTGAAGTTGAAGAAGAAGAAAATGATGTTTATCTTGAAGTAGAACCAGATCAGGATTACGAAGTTATTCTTGAAACTTTAGTTAAACAATATTTAGAATATTCATTGTATTTTGCATTACTTGATTCACTCGCCGCAGAACACAGTGCAAGAATGCAAGCAATGGATGCTGCAACAAATAATGCAAAAGAGATGGTTCATCAACTAACTCTTGAATTTAACAAAGTAAGACAAGAGAGTGTTACAAGAGAATTAATTGAAATAGTAACCGCTATTGAAGCAATGAAAAAATAA
- the atpD gene encoding F0F1 ATP synthase subunit beta, with protein sequence MEGKVLQILGPVVDVEFTDYLPAINEALYVEFEVEGKNKKVVLEVAAQIGDNIVRTIAMDLTDGLVRGTKVVATGKPISVPVGEVVLGRIFNVTGDVIDEGEPIPADAPRWSIHRDAPAFEEQSTKMEVFETGIKVVDLLCPYMKGGKTGLFGGAGVGKTVIIMELIHNVAYKHSGYSVFAGVGERTREGNDLYHEMKESGVLDKVALCYGQMNEPPGCRNRVAMTGLTMAEYFRDVEHRDVLMFIDNIFRFAQAGAEMSALLGRIPSAVGYQPTLATEMGKLQERITSTKNGSITSIQAVYVPADDLTDPAPASVFAHLDATTVLNRKIAEKGIYPAVDPLDSTSRILDPQVVGEEHYNVARGVQEVLQKYKDLQDIIAILGMDELSEEDKLIVARARKIEKFLSQPFFVAKVFTGADGRYVELNKTIEGFKEILEGKVDDLPENAFYMVGDLDEAKEKAEKMKAK encoded by the coding sequence ATGGAAGGTAAAGTTTTACAAATATTAGGTCCTGTTGTAGACGTAGAATTTACAGATTATCTACCTGCAATTAACGAGGCTTTATACGTAGAGTTTGAAGTAGAGGGTAAAAATAAAAAAGTTGTTTTAGAAGTTGCCGCACAAATCGGTGATAATATTGTAAGAACAATCGCAATGGATTTAACTGACGGACTTGTTAGAGGTACAAAAGTAGTAGCGACTGGAAAACCTATTTCAGTTCCGGTTGGAGAAGTGGTACTTGGAAGAATTTTTAATGTTACAGGTGATGTAATTGATGAAGGTGAACCAATTCCAGCTGATGCTCCAAGATGGTCAATTCACAGAGATGCACCTGCTTTTGAAGAACAATCAACAAAAATGGAAGTTTTTGAAACAGGTATAAAAGTTGTAGACCTTTTATGTCCATATATGAAAGGTGGAAAAACTGGTTTATTCGGTGGTGCAGGTGTTGGTAAAACAGTTATTATTATGGAATTGATTCACAATGTTGCATACAAACACAGTGGATATTCTGTATTTGCAGGTGTTGGTGAAAGAACAAGGGAAGGAAACGACCTTTATCATGAAATGAAAGAAAGTGGGGTTCTTGATAAAGTTGCACTCTGCTACGGGCAAATGAATGAACCTCCGGGATGTAGAAACAGAGTAGCAATGACTGGACTTACAATGGCAGAATATTTCAGGGATGTTGAACACAGAGATGTGTTAATGTTTATCGACAACATATTCAGATTTGCTCAAGCTGGTGCTGAAATGTCGGCATTACTTGGAAGAATTCCTAGTGCAGTTGGTTATCAACCAACTTTGGCAACTGAAATGGGTAAACTGCAAGAGAGAATTACATCAACAAAAAATGGTTCAATTACATCTATTCAGGCAGTTTATGTGCCGGCTGACGACTTAACAGACCCAGCCCCGGCAAGTGTATTTGCTCACTTAGATGCAACAACAGTTTTGAACAGAAAGATTGCAGAAAAAGGTATTTATCCGGCAGTTGACCCTCTTGATTCAACAAGTAGAATTCTTGACCCTCAAGTTGTTGGTGAAGAACATTATAATGTTGCAAGAGGAGTTCAGGAAGTATTACAAAAATATAAAGACCTTCAAGATATTATTGCAATTTTAGGTATGGATGAATTAAGTGAAGAAGATAAATTAATTGTTGCAAGAGCAAGAAAAATTGAAAAATTCTTATCACAACCATTCTTCGTTGCAAAAGTATTTACAGGTGCTGACGGTAGATATGTCGAACTTAATAAAACAATTGAAGGTTTCAAAGAAATTCTTGAAGGTAAAGTTGATGATTTACCTGAAAATGCATTCTATATGGTTGGTGATTTAGATGAGGCTAAGGAAAAAGCTGAGAAAATGAAGGCTAAATAA
- the atpC gene encoding ATP synthase F1 subunit epsilon, which produces MTAEIVTPLGKVFEGEIKEAYFPGIEGEFGVLENHAPLVTSLAPGVITLIKPDGKKEIIAIDKGYVEVTPNKVNVLISTAVPVSGPDESEIAKKLEEAKKLLRDAISSDTLYANVEAKIESAIR; this is translated from the coding sequence ATGACAGCAGAAATCGTTACACCTCTTGGAAAAGTTTTTGAAGGTGAAATTAAAGAAGCTTATTTTCCTGGTATAGAAGGGGAATTCGGGGTATTGGAAAACCATGCCCCTTTGGTTACTTCTTTAGCACCTGGGGTTATTACTTTAATAAAACCTGATGGTAAAAAGGAAATTATTGCTATTGATAAAGGTTATGTAGAAGTTACACCAAATAAGGTTAATGTGTTAATTTCTACAGCAGTACCAGTCAGTGGTCCTGATGAAAGCGAAATTGCCAAAAAACTAGAAGAAGCAAAAAAACTTCTAAGAGATGCAATTTCAAGTGATACATTATATGCTAATGTTGAAGCAAAGATAGAAAGTGCAATTAGATAA
- a CDS encoding MotA/TolQ/ExbB proton channel family protein, giving the protein MQLDNILANPINIVVLGWLGIYLFFVFFIFFYKYLTLASWIKNEEESLNTLLMSKNFSIKSSLKTCIENKIINKYSFNACIEAAKKKANNFIIFLSIVASTAPFIGLFGTVIGILQAFNSMEKVTTINMIAPSIADALIATAIGIVTAVPAYSFHQILSKKVDDLITILKIQRDVYLADEKA; this is encoded by the coding sequence GTGCAATTAGATAATATTCTGGCTAATCCTATAAACATTGTTGTTTTAGGATGGCTCGGAATTTATCTTTTTTTTGTTTTTTTTATTTTTTTTTATAAGTATTTAACACTTGCCTCTTGGATAAAGAACGAAGAAGAATCGCTAAATACATTGCTTATGAGTAAAAATTTTTCTATAAAGTCCTCTTTAAAAACATGTATTGAAAATAAAATCATTAATAAATATTCTTTTAATGCCTGTATTGAAGCTGCCAAGAAAAAGGCAAATAATTTTATTATATTTTTAAGTATTGTTGCCTCAACCGCACCTTTTATCGGATTATTCGGTACTGTTATAGGAATTTTACAAGCTTTTAATTCCATGGAAAAAGTAACTACTATTAATATGATTGCACCCTCAATTGCAGATGCTCTGATTGCAACGGCTATAGGTATAGTAACCGCGGTACCCGCATACAGTTTTCATCAGATACTTTCAAAGAAAGTGGATGATTTAATAACAATACTCAAAATTCAAAGGGATGTGTATTTAGCTGATGAAAAAGCCTGA
- a CDS encoding ExbD/TolR family protein, which translates to MKKPELNITPFVDIMLVLLAILMVSVTMSTYQEKSVNLPEGSKTTPAVKKASINIVITKDLKVFVNKQEFSLNDFLENFNLKYGNFNKNALVYIAADKNIRYEYFMKVYAAVVKTGFTQIGLLTK; encoded by the coding sequence ATGAAAAAGCCTGAACTTAATATAACCCCTTTTGTAGATATTATGCTGGTTTTATTAGCCATTTTAATGGTGTCTGTAACAATGAGCACCTATCAGGAAAAAAGTGTAAATCTTCCAGAAGGAAGTAAAACAACTCCTGCAGTTAAAAAAGCTTCTATAAACATTGTAATTACCAAAGATTTAAAAGTTTTTGTAAATAAACAGGAGTTTTCTTTAAATGATTTTTTAGAAAATTTTAATTTGAAATATGGAAATTTTAACAAAAACGCATTGGTATATATTGCGGCTGATAAGAATATCAGATATGAATATTTTATGAAAGTATATGCTGCGGTTGTTAAAACTGGATTTACCCAGATAGGATTACTTACTAAATGA
- a CDS encoding translocation protein TolB: MRKILIILFFIAGLFANELVITKYLENKPKISVQFNGDKNVLKILDMDLKVLDHFNYKYNDENASFKVDFEYKNNNLTVRYFSGNNLLQTHIYKSNTYAFFPFLVHKAVYDLNKYFNLPDAKFLIRKVIYSMLVAPKQANIYISDYTLSYKKRLISGGLNIFPKWADEKQREIYYTKLGKYATIYKYNIYTGKKEKILSSPGLAIVSDVHENKILITLAPQGLPDIYEYDTVTKKLIRLTKYSGIDVSGKFWGNKIAFVSDRYGIPFVFSKDLNTGKTIRVLYQGKNQIGVDTFKNLLVVSVRETNKEFGENTFNLFLINKNDDSLKRLTFGGQNMYANFSVDGNSIMFIKREHFFSKIGIIRLKENKVFYYKLPKILQSFDW, from the coding sequence ATGAGAAAAATTTTAATAATACTTTTTTTCATTGCAGGTTTATTTGCGAATGAACTTGTGATAACTAAATATCTTGAAAACAAACCTAAAATATCAGTTCAATTTAACGGAGATAAAAATGTATTAAAAATTTTGGATATGGATTTAAAAGTATTAGATCATTTTAATTACAAATACAATGATGAAAATGCTTCTTTTAAAGTAGATTTTGAATATAAAAACAATAACTTAACCGTTAGATATTTCAGTGGTAACAATTTATTGCAAACACATATTTACAAATCCAACACTTATGCCTTTTTCCCTTTTTTGGTTCATAAAGCGGTGTATGATTTAAATAAATATTTTAATTTACCGGATGCTAAATTTTTAATTAGAAAAGTCATATATTCAATGTTAGTGGCGCCAAAACAGGCAAATATTTATATTTCCGACTATACTCTTTCATATAAAAAAAGATTAATAAGCGGAGGGCTTAATATTTTTCCGAAATGGGCTGATGAAAAGCAAAGGGAAATTTATTATACAAAACTTGGAAAATATGCAACGATTTATAAATATAATATTTATACCGGAAAAAAAGAAAAAATATTAAGTTCACCCGGACTTGCTATTGTATCTGATGTTCATGAAAATAAAATATTAATCACACTGGCCCCACAGGGATTACCTGATATTTACGAATATGATACAGTTACAAAAAAACTAATAAGACTTACAAAATATTCTGGAATAGATGTAAGCGGTAAATTTTGGGGGAATAAAATTGCATTTGTAAGTGACAGATATGGAATTCCGTTTGTATTTTCAAAAGATTTAAATACAGGCAAAACAATAAGAGTGCTCTATCAGGGTAAAAATCAAATAGGTGTGGATACTTTTAAAAATTTACTTGTAGTGAGTGTAAGAGAAACAAATAAGGAATTTGGTGAAAATACTTTTAATCTTTTTTTGATAAATAAAAATGACGACAGCTTAAAAAGGCTCACTTTTGGCGGACAAAATATGTATGCAAATTTTTCAGTGGACGGAAATTCGATAATGTTTATAAAAAGAGAGCATTTTTTTAGTAAAATTGGTATAATACGTTTAAAGGAAAACAAGGTGTTTTATTATAAGTTGCCAAAAATATTACAATCATTTGATTGGTAA